Genomic segment of Aquarana catesbeiana isolate 2022-GZ linkage group LG02, ASM4218655v1, whole genome shotgun sequence:
gggcaagcagagtgcaaaggagtgctgttgtgcatcatataaaagacaaattgaacacatttattttcaatcaaaaaacatatttaataaaggattgggatcacaactggtatttcaagaaaaaaaagaatttattttgggatcacaactggtgataggtggtggtggatgcttgattgcattggggatgtggggattggggacggggtaatggttgggcctggcgatcactcccaaaatcctgctggtagcggggtacagggtatgagggctgaaaatgggagaTGGAAGGTTGAAATTCACCATAGGAGTGCACGTTATGGaatgaggtctgggacggcataggtggtggttggcgttgaggagggggctgatagtgagaggggggtgctagcactgctgaggtcccaggggccatagGGGGATCATaagaaacattatatggatcgaatggaggtggcccgccactaAATTTTGCATGtcggtattgcattgcaatagcgtacatgcgatccatacaaagcttctcttggtctcccccaatgtcctccaggatgtggtaaaggctgtggcagaagcaggcgcgtgggttgttggtgtctaaaaaggcatccatactgcgcctctcctgccgcacttcctgcagcagtgctagcaccctgtcatcagcatccggattatagccgcccctcgcctgacgtccacgcccacggccacgaacaccgccacgaccgcgctgctctccaccttgctgactggcaggagacggtgattccacagccctcgattcctgcaaaagaacaaaaatgtttacattgacatgtacatggacagacagacaatgagatagacaggcagaccgaagcagttacctcatctgtgcactcAACACCTCCCTCGCTGATTGGACGTGGAGATCCAGAGGTGGTCATAGGACTGCTTGGTCTCTGAACCTCAGCCTCTTCTGCATCCACCTCTCTGAGTCTGatgttagaagttgtcctgcagacaatacaaattgtataaacgtaactactttagcccggaccattcagctggccaaagacccgagcactttttgcgatttgtcacagcgtcgctttaacaatggtggtcatgcaacgtggctccccaaaaaatttatgtcctttttttccactcaaacagacctttttttatgtggtatttgatcacctctgggttttttggggttttttttcggagctataaaaaaagagtgtaaatttccgttttaaattttgaattaaaatttttttaagtaataaatatcccacaaaaaataaataaatataaaattttctttttggtttaggccaatatgtatatacagatttcagttaataaatatttttttggcaaaagttatagcgtctatgaaacaggggagagttttatggcatttttcttacaaatttttttattagtaataggggaga
This window contains:
- the LOC141127817 gene encoding uncharacterized protein; amino-acid sequence: MTSAVSQVELISAVQAHPELWDVAHPLHGDHIRKVKAWEDISAAITPGWEQMRNAERKEISKIMQRSWKSLRDRVRRDLTDEDKAARGGAPAPTKKPHVYHSNLLFLRQNMQSHTRPTTSNIRLREVDAEEAEVQRPSSPMTTSGSPRPISEGGVECTDEESRAVESPSPASQQGGEQRGRGGVRGRGRGRQARGGYNPDADDRVLALLQEVRQERRSMDAFLDTNNPRACFCHSLYHILEDIGGDQEKLCMDRMYAIAMQYRHAKFSGGPPPFDPYNVSYDPPMAPGTSAVLAPPSHYQPPPQRQPPPMPSQTSFHNVHSYGEFQPSISHFQPSYPVPRYQQDFGSDRQAQPLPRPQSPHPQCNQASTTTYHQL